The Desmonostoc muscorum LEGE 12446 genome includes a region encoding these proteins:
- a CDS encoding ISLre2 family transposase, with translation MKKNISANLNFADSLSDFQKDVTNLLDLKNIEEWSGKIVKEREEKIRQAALVLAGQCIAILLHKLSQSESAHQTAINQTKGWWHTDTQRHGYTKREILTVGNVVVNLKLPYVVQKREKKAKNKSTNVGFCPLLKWLGMSEGLTPLVWSDITKYGAIASSFEAAHTILGDWGINISLKRIERLTYKFGQISIDLRQTKISNLQQGKLPGGNILKDQRVVIAVDGGRSRIRINKKGRKNLKTNKHGFTGEWVEPKLLTIYVVDEQGKKVKNGEINIVNDGTYEDYKGFLPILEMHLISLGISQAKQVLLVADGAEWIWKHIPPLLKKLKSPDATYQLFDFYHVTERLQKFADVAFSDDKERNNWFKKARRTLKKSNAMTIIRQMDEFISEATGERCKTMVTQRNYLLRAYRERRLNYAKILDQKLPIGSGAIESLIRQVVNLRIKGNSKFWLKENAEIILHLRCQWMAGSWDNFCGSIFNSFIKPQAA, from the coding sequence ATGAAAAAAAATATATCTGCAAATTTAAATTTTGCCGATTCATTATCAGATTTTCAAAAGGATGTGACTAACCTTTTAGATTTGAAAAATATCGAGGAGTGGTCTGGAAAAATAGTTAAAGAAAGAGAAGAAAAAATTAGACAGGCTGCCTTAGTTTTAGCGGGTCAATGTATCGCCATATTATTGCATAAGCTTTCTCAATCAGAGTCGGCTCATCAAACAGCAATTAATCAAACCAAAGGATGGTGGCATACCGACACACAAAGACACGGTTATACGAAGAGGGAAATATTAACAGTAGGTAATGTTGTAGTAAATCTTAAATTACCATACGTTGTTCAAAAAAGAGAAAAGAAAGCGAAGAATAAATCTACTAATGTTGGATTCTGCCCCTTGCTAAAATGGTTAGGAATGTCAGAAGGCTTGACCCCATTAGTTTGGTCAGATATTACAAAATATGGTGCCATAGCTAGTTCTTTTGAAGCCGCACATACAATCCTGGGTGATTGGGGAATTAATATTAGTCTTAAACGAATTGAACGATTGACATATAAATTTGGTCAAATCAGCATTGATTTACGTCAAACTAAAATATCTAACTTGCAACAAGGTAAATTACCTGGTGGGAATATACTTAAAGACCAGAGAGTTGTGATTGCTGTAGATGGTGGCAGGAGTAGAATTAGGATTAATAAAAAAGGTAGAAAAAATCTCAAAACAAACAAGCACGGCTTTACAGGGGAATGGGTTGAGCCAAAATTATTAACAATTTATGTGGTTGATGAACAGGGTAAAAAAGTTAAAAATGGCGAAATAAACATTGTAAATGATGGCACTTATGAAGACTATAAAGGCTTTTTGCCAATTTTAGAAATGCATCTGATTAGTTTGGGAATTAGTCAAGCAAAACAAGTTTTATTAGTTGCTGACGGTGCTGAATGGATTTGGAAGCATATTCCCCCTCTTTTAAAGAAATTGAAATCTCCCGATGCGACTTATCAATTATTTGATTTTTACCATGTTACTGAACGGCTACAGAAATTTGCTGATGTAGCGTTTAGTGATGATAAGGAGCGGAATAATTGGTTTAAAAAAGCACGGAGAACTTTAAAAAAAAGTAATGCCATGACCATAATTAGGCAGATGGATGAATTTATATCTGAAGCTACGGGAGAGCGTTGTAAAACTATGGTCACACAGAGAAATTACCTTTTACGTGCCTATCGTGAAAGGCGTTTAAATTACGCTAAGATACTAGACCAAAAACTACCAATAGGTAGTGGAGCAATTGAGAGTTTAATTCGTCAAGTTGTCAACTTAAGAATCAAGGGTAACAGTAAATTTTGGTTGAAAGAAAATGCAGAAATTATCTTACATCTGCGTTGTCAATGGATGGCTGGAAGTTGGGATAATTTTTGTGGTTCTATCTTTAATTCTTTTATCAAACCCCAAGCTGCTTGA
- a CDS encoding PDC sensor domain-containing protein: MKHFHRFFYPPAWPIAAKISAALVAAALIPMSFISYYNLRQSLDSVEAGEYRKLELLATSVASRLDQLIIDIQRIVVQVSSDRNVVNFLAATSSGERAGLRNDMQQALENVFRSNPDFDAIFIMDKQGRAVAATDPTFLGQNYAFREYFRSSIQGNSYISSILVGKTTKRPGMFLSHPVRSPSGEIVGVLVLKIRGADIWAMVNTLQVGSQSNAFLIDQQGVIISHTDQSLLYHGLIPLPPDILKQIAADRRYGLAQIQSLNIAELKVMVKAKQIGHATYRFPPQEMPRIVGFAPLAEQPWVLGISQPKEQFAAPLNRLIWLHGSSVVVVGGITAIMALLLARRISRPIHALTEAAQALEHDDFDSHVLELHQNLAKSTHSQDDIGQLVRVFLKMAEQVRMRDQKLKMQVQELRIEIDETKRANHVAEITENEHFQQLQMKIQKLREQTVTREQCDFVRSGQKQAMPAAGVAIAKNYI, encoded by the coding sequence ATGAAGCATTTTCATCGCTTTTTTTACCCTCCAGCTTGGCCGATCGCTGCTAAGATTTCGGCGGCATTGGTTGCGGCGGCGCTGATACCGATGAGCTTCATTTCCTATTACAATCTGCGACAAAGCTTAGATAGTGTAGAGGCTGGAGAATACCGCAAGTTAGAACTATTAGCTACTAGTGTTGCTAGTCGCCTTGACCAATTAATTATTGATATTCAGCGGATTGTGGTTCAAGTTAGTAGCGATCGCAATGTGGTAAATTTCCTCGCTGCTACTTCCTCTGGAGAACGAGCAGGCTTGCGTAATGATATGCAACAAGCCCTAGAAAATGTCTTCCGCTCTAATCCAGACTTTGATGCTATTTTTATCATGGATAAACAGGGGCGTGCTGTTGCAGCGACCGATCCCACATTTCTTGGTCAAAATTACGCTTTCCGTGAGTATTTCCGCTCTAGCATCCAGGGTAACTCTTATATATCTAGTATTCTGGTGGGTAAAACGACGAAACGACCAGGAATGTTTCTCTCTCACCCAGTGCGATCGCCTAGTGGTGAAATCGTCGGAGTATTAGTACTCAAAATCAGGGGAGCAGATATTTGGGCGATGGTCAATACGTTGCAAGTAGGCTCCCAAAGCAACGCATTTTTAATTGACCAACAGGGGGTAATCATCAGTCATACCGATCAATCTCTGCTGTACCATGGCCTCATCCCTCTGCCCCCCGATATTTTAAAGCAGATTGCCGCCGATAGACGTTATGGACTGGCGCAGATTCAGAGCTTAAACATTGCAGAGTTAAAAGTGATGGTGAAAGCCAAACAAATAGGTCACGCAACCTATCGCTTTCCACCCCAAGAGATGCCCCGAATAGTCGGTTTTGCACCTTTAGCAGAACAACCTTGGGTGTTAGGAATCAGCCAACCCAAGGAACAGTTTGCTGCACCCTTGAACCGTCTGATTTGGCTGCACGGTAGCAGTGTGGTAGTTGTGGGCGGTATCACAGCGATAATGGCGCTACTCTTAGCCAGAAGAATTTCTCGACCGATTCATGCCCTCACAGAAGCAGCTCAAGCACTAGAACATGATGACTTTGATTCTCATGTATTGGAACTGCATCAGAATTTGGCGAAATCAACTCATAGCCAAGATGATATCGGCCAATTGGTGCGTGTTTTTTTGAAGATGGCTGAACAAGTCAGAATGCGAGACCAAAAGTTGAAAATGCAAGTCCAAGAACTTCGCATTGAAATTGACGAAACCAAAAGAGCTAACCACGTTGCGGAAATTACGGAAAATGAGCACTTTCAGCAGTTACAAATGAAAATCCAAAAGCTGAGAGAACAGACAGTAACTAGGGAGCAATGCGATTTTGTGAGGTCTGGTCAAAAACAAGCGATGCCTGCGGCGGGCGTAGCCATCGCTAAAAATTATATTTAG
- a CDS encoding response regulator transcription factor: protein MTKVLVIEDEAETRDIFLDSLEAEGFEAIGAKNGVIGVQKALENLPDLVLCDIMMPELDGYGVLSTLRQDPTTAMIPFIFLTAKATKAELRQGMDLGADDYLTKPSTVEELLGAIATRLQKQAAMKEYYAAHFPQTLVSPLSETPKSVNSQSIFPSDSHLSQVFEYIEANYHQPISLQDVAIAVGYCPAYLTDLVRRHTGQTVNHWIVERRMVAARTLLLESNLCVNQIAETVGYQHEGHFFRQFRQYHKTTPQAWRKAELLTIKNSK, encoded by the coding sequence ATGACAAAAGTTTTGGTGATTGAAGATGAGGCAGAAACCAGAGATATCTTTCTAGATAGCTTAGAGGCAGAAGGTTTTGAAGCCATCGGTGCAAAAAATGGTGTTATCGGTGTGCAGAAGGCGCTAGAAAACTTACCAGATTTGGTGCTTTGTGACATTATGATGCCAGAACTTGATGGTTACGGTGTTCTATCCACTCTGCGCCAAGATCCTACTACAGCTATGATCCCCTTTATTTTTCTGACTGCTAAAGCTACGAAGGCTGAACTTCGTCAAGGGATGGATTTGGGAGCTGATGACTATCTTACTAAACCCTCGACGGTAGAGGAATTATTGGGAGCGATCGCAACTCGACTGCAAAAACAAGCAGCAATGAAAGAGTATTATGCTGCACATTTCCCACAAACTCTAGTTTCACCTTTATCTGAAACTCCAAAATCGGTAAATTCGCAATCGATATTTCCTTCTGACTCTCATCTGAGCCAAGTCTTTGAGTACATTGAAGCAAATTATCATCAACCAATTAGCTTGCAAGATGTGGCTATTGCTGTTGGTTACTGTCCTGCTTACTTAACCGATTTAGTACGCCGTCATACGGGACAAACAGTGAATCATTGGATTGTGGAACGTCGGATGGTAGCAGCACGTACCTTATTACTTGAAAGTAATTTGTGCGTGAATCAGATTGCTGAAACAGTAGGTTATCAGCACGAAGGCCATTTTTTCCGCCAGTTTCGCCAGTATCACAAGACTACTCCCCAAGCTTGGAGAAAGGCAGAATTATTAACAATTAAAAATTCAAAATGA
- a CDS encoding response regulator transcription factor produces the protein MMKKILVIEDEAQTRDILVESLQTEGFDTICAENGRVGVNKAQEYLPDLVICDIIMPELDGYGVLTTLRQNFLTAKIPLIFLTGRTTDVERSYGMDLGANAYVTKPCTVEGLLAAIAKVCKLYTRSN, from the coding sequence ATGATGAAAAAAATCTTAGTAATTGAAGATGAGGCGCAAACGCGAGACATATTAGTAGAAAGTTTGCAAACAGAAGGTTTTGATACCATTTGTGCAGAAAATGGTCGTGTTGGTGTCAATAAAGCACAAGAGTACTTGCCTGACTTAGTGATTTGCGACATTATAATGCCAGAACTTGATGGTTACGGTGTTCTGACTACGCTGCGTCAGAACTTTTTGACAGCCAAGATTCCGTTAATTTTTTTGACGGGTAGGACTACTGATGTGGAACGATCCTATGGTATGGATCTAGGAGCAAATGCCTATGTTACTAAGCCTTGTACAGTCGAGGGTTTGCTAGCAGCGATCGCTAAAGTTTGTAAACTTTACACGCGGTCTAATTAA
- a CDS encoding sensor histidine kinase, whose translation MIFTNKFSELHNSQADTLQLEEELQFSKFLMERLTDPVFWISSDARIIYVNHAACNFVGDSYDELLSMTIHDVILDFSLEVWPNCWKTIKQQGSLYFESIHQTQENQRLTVEITASYMEYESREYGCILIRDISKRKHVSFVLSKANQVLEYRVQELLTEIKYVNQILSHERAECKWVKAKLENSLSLLQATLESIDCGVIAIGCDGDIISSNGKFAQMWQVPNSIISSCNYQQYITFYINQINNPEILCRDIQKLNSQKDFESYDILELKDGRFFERCSKPLRLSEEIIGIVWSFRDITERQQAESENRRILEQEKQLAEGRAQFVSMVSHEFRSPLNVISYSTSLLKRHSHHWSDEKKLQYLQRLQTATEQISHLMDEVLLIGSAEAGKLQCELKPLDLNLFCREILAEINLQTNSLSAVNFVSKGNCKPVWVDKKLLQPVLMNLLSNAVKYSPTSSKVDLILSYQDEKVIFQIKDKGIGISLEDQQQLFKPFYRGGNVGDVPGNGLGLAIVKKLVDLHHSQIDVVSQVGKGTIFTVTLLLKQPL comes from the coding sequence ATGATTTTCACAAACAAGTTTTCTGAGCTACACAATTCTCAAGCCGACACATTGCAATTAGAAGAAGAGTTGCAATTTAGCAAGTTTTTAATGGAACGTTTAACAGATCCAGTTTTCTGGATCAGTTCAGATGCACGGATTATATATGTCAATCACGCAGCTTGTAATTTTGTAGGTGATTCCTACGACGAATTACTTTCTATGACCATACATGATGTAATACTAGACTTTTCACTAGAAGTATGGCCCAACTGCTGGAAAACTATTAAACAACAGGGTTCCTTATACTTTGAATCTATACATCAGACTCAAGAAAACCAGCGCTTAACAGTGGAAATCACTGCTAGCTATATGGAATATGAAAGCAGAGAGTATGGTTGTATCTTGATCCGAGATATCAGTAAACGCAAGCATGTTTCATTCGTCTTATCTAAAGCTAATCAGGTACTAGAGTACAGGGTACAGGAGCTTTTAACCGAAATAAAATACGTTAATCAGATATTATCTCATGAAAGGGCTGAATGCAAGTGGGTAAAAGCAAAACTAGAGAATTCCCTTTCCTTACTTCAAGCAACTCTAGAATCTATCGATTGCGGTGTTATTGCTATTGGATGTGACGGAGATATTATTAGCTCTAATGGAAAGTTTGCTCAAATGTGGCAGGTTCCAAATTCTATTATTAGTTCATGTAACTATCAGCAATATATAACTTTTTACATAAACCAAATTAACAATCCAGAAATATTGTGCAGAGATATCCAAAAACTCAATAGCCAAAAGGATTTTGAAAGCTATGATATTCTGGAATTGAAAGATGGCAGGTTTTTCGAGCGATGTAGTAAGCCTCTACGGCTCAGTGAAGAAATTATTGGGATAGTATGGAGTTTTCGAGACATCACTGAACGTCAACAAGCAGAATCAGAAAATCGCCGAATTCTAGAACAAGAAAAACAACTTGCTGAAGGTAGAGCGCAGTTTGTCTCTATGGTTTCTCATGAATTCCGCAGTCCCCTGAATGTAATTTCGTATTCCACTAGTTTATTGAAACGTCATAGTCACCACTGGAGTGATGAGAAAAAACTCCAGTATTTGCAGCGTCTTCAAACAGCAACTGAACAGATTAGTCACTTAATGGATGAAGTTCTCCTGATTGGCAGTGCGGAAGCCGGAAAGCTACAGTGTGAGCTAAAACCGCTTGATTTAAACTTATTCTGCCGTGAGATATTGGCAGAAATAAACCTACAAACAAATAGCCTAAGTGCAGTTAACTTCGTTAGCAAAGGTAATTGTAAACCAGTTTGGGTAGATAAAAAGTTGCTACAACCAGTTCTAATGAATTTACTTTCAAATGCTGTTAAATATTCTCCAACAAGTAGTAAGGTTGATTTGATATTGTCTTATCAAGATGAAAAAGTCATTTTTCAAATTAAGGATAAGGGAATTGGCATTTCGCTAGAAGATCAACAACAGTTGTTTAAGCCATTTTATCGAGGTGGGAATGTAGGTGACGTACCAGGTAATGGATTAGGGCTGGCAATTGTCAAAAAGCTTGTAGACTTGCATCATAGTCAAATTGACGTGGTGAGTCAAGTTGGGAAAGGTACTATTTTTACAGTTACATTACTCTTAAAACAACCACTATAG
- a CDS encoding PAS domain-containing sensor histidine kinase, whose translation MNFQQQGIQSGNNFSVNQVLKVDEVSRNGQEIENQLAEPDLKQLQDKLLLLIERNPLPLIEWDTAFQVIEWNLAAEQLFGYSKSEVLGCQLSEIIVPEIERVQAIKIMELLIKEKVEGNNLSKNLTKHGIVIICDWCHTPITNVDGKVISIVSTVQDITKVKSFESTLHENEKTYQQILDAITDMVLVKGAKSRIIWANKAFRDYYGMSESQLQNMIDAPFSEPDHTLQYIKDDAYVFESGQTLEIPQEPVNRYDGEVRLFHTIKSAIRNELGQVIMTVGVSRDISEHKQAQKEQAKLLAILEAAPDFISTADLTGQVLYFNKAARRMLELGEEESLHKRNLSQNHPKWANEIIQNQGLPESVRVGDWVGETAVLKADGREIPISQLIIAHKSPEGEVEYFSTIARDISQLKAAEETLVQKAEDLERTLKELQSTQAHLLQSEKMSSIGQLVAGVAHEMNNPLGFIAASVKQAKPSFADIVDHLKLYQKKFPAPGDEILIHAEEIDLEYSLSDLPEMIDSITIACDRLKDISTSLRTFTRADQDYKIPFNIHQGIDSTILILKHRLKANEQRPKIEVITNYGKLPEVECFPGQLNQVFMNILANAIDALDESNTDRSFREIKANPNQIMITTSLKNKQVEVKIADNGQGMSESIKQKVFDDLFTTKGVGKGTGLGLAIAQSIVVEKHGGTLDVNSTPGVGTEFVITLPILV comes from the coding sequence ATGAACTTTCAACAGCAGGGCATTCAATCCGGTAACAATTTTTCTGTCAACCAAGTGCTAAAAGTTGATGAAGTCAGTAGAAATGGTCAGGAGATTGAAAATCAATTAGCAGAGCCAGATTTGAAACAGTTGCAAGATAAACTTTTATTACTTATAGAACGAAATCCTTTGCCTTTAATTGAGTGGGATACAGCGTTTCAAGTAATAGAATGGAATCTGGCTGCTGAACAACTATTTGGATACAGCAAAAGCGAAGTACTTGGTTGTCAGCTATCAGAAATAATTGTGCCAGAAATTGAGAGAGTACAAGCCATCAAAATAATGGAGTTATTAATTAAAGAGAAAGTGGAAGGTAATAATCTCAGTAAGAACCTGACAAAACATGGAATAGTGATTATTTGTGATTGGTGTCACACTCCGATAACTAATGTGGATGGCAAGGTAATTAGTATTGTCTCAACAGTACAGGATATTACAAAAGTAAAGTCTTTTGAAAGCACTCTGCACGAAAACGAAAAGACCTATCAGCAAATTCTTGATGCAATTACAGATATGGTACTGGTTAAAGGTGCTAAATCTCGAATTATTTGGGCAAATAAGGCGTTTCGTGATTATTACGGGATGAGTGAGTCACAGCTTCAAAATATGATTGATGCACCTTTCAGCGAACCAGATCATACCCTGCAATATATCAAAGATGATGCTTACGTATTTGAAAGTGGACAGACACTAGAAATTCCCCAAGAGCCAGTAAATCGGTACGATGGCGAAGTACGCTTATTCCATACAATCAAATCTGCGATCCGTAACGAACTAGGTCAAGTGATAATGACTGTTGGCGTATCTCGTGATATTAGTGAGCATAAACAAGCTCAGAAAGAACAGGCGAAGTTGTTAGCAATTCTAGAAGCAGCACCAGACTTTATCAGCACTGCTGACTTAACTGGGCAGGTTCTTTACTTTAATAAAGCAGCTCGTAGAATGTTGGAGCTAGGGGAAGAAGAATCGCTTCATAAGAGAAATTTGTCCCAAAATCATCCGAAATGGGCAAATGAGATTATCCAGAATCAAGGATTACCAGAATCAGTTAGAGTCGGTGATTGGGTTGGGGAAACTGCTGTTTTAAAAGCTGATGGACGAGAAATTCCCATATCCCAACTGATTATTGCTCACAAATCACCTGAGGGGGAAGTTGAATATTTCTCGACGATCGCAAGGGATATCAGCCAACTCAAAGCTGCGGAAGAAACTTTGGTGCAAAAAGCGGAAGATTTAGAGCGCACTCTTAAAGAACTTCAAAGCACCCAAGCTCATTTGCTCCAAAGCGAAAAAATGTCCTCTATTGGTCAATTGGTTGCTGGAGTAGCTCACGAAATGAATAATCCTTTGGGCTTTATTGCTGCCAGTGTAAAACAAGCTAAACCTAGCTTTGCTGATATTGTTGACCACTTAAAGCTTTATCAGAAAAAGTTTCCCGCTCCGGGAGATGAAATTCTCATCCATGCCGAAGAAATTGACTTGGAATATAGCTTATCAGATTTACCAGAAATGATTGATTCAATAACGATAGCCTGTGACAGACTCAAAGATATCAGTACCAGTCTCCGCACTTTCACCCGTGCCGATCAAGACTACAAAATACCTTTCAATATCCACCAAGGCATTGATAGTACCATTCTAATTCTCAAACATCGTCTGAAAGCAAATGAGCAACGTCCGAAGATTGAAGTTATCACAAACTACGGGAAATTACCTGAAGTAGAATGCTTTCCAGGGCAATTAAATCAGGTATTTATGAACATACTAGCGAATGCTATTGATGCCTTGGATGAATCAAATACAGACCGGAGTTTTAGGGAGATTAAAGCCAATCCTAATCAGATAATGATTACCACCTCATTGAAAAACAAACAGGTTGAAGTGAAGATTGCTGATAATGGTCAAGGGATGAGTGAATCAATTAAACAAAAAGTATTTGACGACTTGTTTACTACCAAAGGTGTTGGTAAAGGAACAGGATTAGGATTAGCGATCGCTCAATCTATTGTTGTAGAAAAACATGGTGGAACTTTGGATGTGAATTCTACCCCAGGCGTTGGAACAGAATTTGTGATTACCTTACCGATTCTGGTTTAG